CATAGATTTGGCACCATTGCCAACCCTTTCTCTTCTTAGCCATGTTTATCAGTGAAATCCGTGCCAATCAAATTAAAAAAAATTTTCAAACTTTCAATTCAGCGTAAACCCTTTCTCCTTGAAGAGCCGTAAACAGGCATCCACAACTTCTGGATCATACAACACCCCTTTGTTTTTCGATATTTCCTCCAAGGCTTTTTCAATCCCAAACCCCGGCCGATAAGGCCGATGGGTAGCGATGGCCTCGACCACATCGGCTACGGCCAGGATTCGGGACTCCAATAGGATTGCTTCCACTTTAAGCCCTTGGGGATAGCCGGAACCATTCATCCTTTCATGATGTTCCAGGACCATCCGGGCAATGGGCCAGGGAAATTCGATCTCCTTTAAGATGTCATAACCGGTCTGGGGATGAATTTTAATCAAACTGTACTCCAGGTACGAAAGCCGGGTGGGCTTGCTCAGGATTTCCGCCGGCACCGACAACTATCCCAGGTCGAGAAACACCCCGGCCATGCGGATGCCGACCACCCTGACTTCGGAGAGCCCCATCTCCTGGGCAATGGCCCGGCCCAGATCAGCTACCCGCCTTTGGTGGCCGGCAGTATAAGGATCTCTCATCTCCACCGTATGCGAGATGACCAGAATAATCCCTCCCATGGTTTTTCTGAGTTTCGCCATGGTCTTTCTGGCCTCTTTTTCGGCCAGTTTCTGCTCGGTGACATCACGGGCAATACCCCTCACAAACGGTTCATCCACTCCTTCGCTACGGAGGGTATTATGGTATTCCCAGATTCGGGCTTCCCCTTTGGCCGTCCGGACCATCATCAAACCTCTCGCAACCCCCTTAGAACGAATATCGGATAGATAATCTTCAAATGCTC
This window of the Deltaproteobacteria bacterium genome carries:
- a CDS encoding HD domain-containing protein, which translates into the protein MPAEILSKPTRLSYLEYSLIKIHPQTGYDILKEIEFPWPIARMVLEHHERMNGSGYPQGLKVEAILLESRILAVADVVEAIATHRPYRPGFGIEKALEEISKNKGVLYDPEVVDACLRLFKEKGFTLN